Sequence from the Thermocoleostomius sinensis A174 genome:
CCCAGCACAAAGCTGAATACCAAAGCGCATTAATTTCAACGGCTTTGCCCCGGCGCGGGGTCACGGGTTCTTCTTTAATTACAGCATCCATCCAGGTTAATGCTACATTAGGCGCATCCCAAGTGACTAGCCCATCAAAGGCATCCACGCGAATGTTGTACCAAGTGCCTGCCATCAACCCTTTGTAAATGCGCCAAACGATCGGGTATTGCTCTACTAGAAACTCCCAGTCTTGGGTTGCTTCCAAATATAGCCCCAGGGTTTCAATCCACCAAAGAGCCGCATCAATGCTGTTGTAAAAAGGCTGTGTACCAGCATCCGGAAAGGCATTAGGAATCAAGCCCTGTTGGCAATACATGCCAAATGTTTGCAGCAAGCCCTTCGCTAACCCATAGCGCTGCGTCACTAATGCCAGCCCCGGCAACGCAATCAACGTATCGCGTCCCCAATCATTGAACCAGGGATAGCCTGCAATCACGGTGGGGCTATTGATGGAGGCACGATAGACAATAAATTGGTCGCCCGATCGCAACAAACGCTGTTGCAGGGATGCGGACTCTGGCGCAGATTGTTGAGTGTTGTCGGCTGAAACAACAGCCTCAAATGCTGTATTCAACCGCTGTTGTTCGGTTTGGATGGCTCGTTCAAATATCTCTGCACTTAGCAAATCGGGCGAAGAATCTGAGTGTCCAACCCTGGCTTCCAGAATCACCGTTTCACCAGGCTGTAGCAGTACCGATAAAACACCTGGAGTGAACAAATCTTCGCGATCGGACAAGCCCCGTTTGGTTTCTTCGGTATAGCGATAGCCCCAGTACCACATGCCATCGCTAGAATACTTACCTTGGCTCCAACTTAATTGCCACGGCGTGCCCATCCAAGCAGGGCTTTTGGCTTGCAGCAGGATGCAATGGGGTTCAACCAGTTGCACAAATTGCAACTCCGAATCAGCATGTTGCTGATAGTGAAAAATCCGATCGCCAATCATGGGGCGCAGTTGCAGCAACGCAGCCTCGGAGCCGTCATAGC
This genomic interval carries:
- a CDS encoding amylo-alpha-1,6-glucosidase, with translation MEELDTREWLLTNGLGSFASGTVCDAHTRTYHGWLIAALEPPSQRTLLLSRIDASLEVRGRSFELSTNFWTSGAIAPMGYRLLQQFHPDPVPTWSWGWNDWQLQRRLIMPHGLLAPEVEGAPPQFYHSILVEYRYDGSEAALLQLRPMIGDRIFHYQQHADSELQFVQLVEPHCILLQAKSPAWMGTPWQLSWSQGKYSSDGMWYWGYRYTEETKRGLSDREDLFTPGVLSVLLQPGETVILEARVGHSDSSPDLLSAEIFERAIQTEQQRLNTAFEAVVSADNTQQSAPESASLQQRLLRSGDQFIVYRASINSPTVIAGYPWFNDWGRDTLIALPGLALVTQRYGLAKGLLQTFGMYCQQGLIPNAFPDAGTQPFYNSIDAALWWIETLGLYLEATQDWEFLVEQYPIVWRIYKGLMAGTWYNIRVDAFDGLVTWDAPNVALTWMDAVIKEEPVTPRRGKAVEINALWYSALCWAEQWATRLQQDDRMDGAALTNQARRFSYQTEQVKSSLQKFWNPALGYFYDAISPDDYPDDSIRPNAVIALSLSYCGFPEQIGQRVLHVARDRLLTPYGLRALDPSDARYVGKYEGGIWQRDRAYHQGTVWSWLIGPFIRAWQRFYPNAPVPIDWEPLFTHFDEQACFHSISEMFDGDPPHAPRGAIAQAWSVAEVIRHSSITRN